The Pichia kudriavzevii chromosome 3, complete sequence nucleotide sequence GATCATGGCCGTCATGCCCGCTCCGTCCACAGTTACACCTAGTGCATCATCCGAATCTGTCAAGACAGTCAAACAAACGTCATCCCCATCTTTTATCCACAAGCTCTATGCCATGCTTGAGGAGCCTGAAATGGACGAGTTAATATGGTGGCATGAAAACCAGACTAATTTCTTTGTGAGACCATGTGAAGAGTTTACTAAGAATCTTTCCAAGTATTTCAAACATGCTAACGTGGCATCATTCATTAGACAATTGAACATGTATGGCTTCCACAAAGTTGATAATAGTAACAGTCATcacaataataacaattcCAGCAATGTCAATGATCATAATAATTCCAACAACACTAATGATTCTAATAACTCGAGTAATGCCAATACTGTTAAAAAGTCGAGTGGACCTAATGAGTCTAATGAGTCTAATGCAGCTGATAACCCCAACATGAAAGATAATGGTAACGAAAACACTAGTAACACTAATCCAAACATTGGATCTGTTAATGCCGAAAAGGATAACAAGGATGAAAAACCTACAGGTGACAAGGATGCGGGTAATTCTAGTCGCAACTTAGATAACAACCATGGACAGATATGGGAGTTTAAACATAACTCTGGAGTGTTTCGAAAGGGAAATGTTGAGGGCTTGAATAGCATTAAAAGGAGATCCTTCAAAAATACCCCTGACAAAGAATCTAAATTAGTTTATGATATACCGCCTGTACCCTATTCCACTACACTCCATAATGGTGCGACTAACATTGCGGTGACAAATTCGCATATTGCTGGTTCGTCTACTCCTGAAAACTATCATCATATTCAGCAGCTTTTgttgcagcagcagcagcaacagcagcaacagcagcaacaaaatcaacaaaatcaacattttaATAGATTGTCATTTGatcaaaataatcaaagAAGCTCTATACCTGGACAATACGAGTTTTCTGAGGATCGCAGTACAATACTTTTCCAAGCTCAAATTAGTCAGTTGGAACACGATAGAAATTCTTTGTTTAATCATATAAAGGATCTGCAAGCTTGGAACCACACTCTGCAAATCAAATTTAATGAAATGGCTATAAAAATGGAAGAGATCCAAAAAGTCAATGATATTTACAGAGAAGAACTAGCTCATATTAACTACGATTTTGTTACGACATTGGATGCGATTAGAGACTCTTGTAAGAACCAAGGTGTTCTTGATAATGTTCGCTCAAAGACGCTACAAAGAAGTGCCTATAGAGATATGACCTTTAAAAACTTAGCATATCAGTACCAGGGACCCGTCCAGGTACAAGGTATGCAAAATGTTTCTAACATTCCTAATCCTGTTCCAGCTGGTCCTGTTTCTCACATAAGAAATGGAAGTTATTCGACCTTAGCTAATCGAAATTCTTCTACTGCATCCGTTTCATCGAACCCTTATTTTACTGCTCTAAAAAGACCATCAACTTCTACCAGCGGACTAGGTAattcaaatacaaatgTCAATGCCAATGTAAACGCTAGTACTACTCCAAATGTTAACACAAGCACAATTTCTGGGAATACTAATCCGCCTCCACCAGGGAGTATTCCTCAAGGTTCTGAGACTCCTTTCCAGAGAGATATTAGATATTCTGTTTCCACATCCTCAGGAAGGACAAgaaatccttcaatttatGACCCTCTCCAGCCGTTGCCAGTACAGGCAAGCTTTTATCCTGTTGACATAAATTCCTTAAGTAGACAACATTCGTTATCACAGGTTTATGTTACACATAGAAAAGAAGAGCTGGACGATAAAAAGGATgtgaaaaaacaaaagcatTGAGCCGACACCATAAGTAAAGTACCCTTAGgaagattttcaaactgATTCTAGAATTTATTAGTGTATCCCGTTATGTACAGTAAATTTATATAatgtatatatttatgACCCGCCTTAAAGAAATGATAAAAGACGCCATAGCCAGAATTTACGATTACTATCAGCACGTTCAGTCACTATTTTTATTCTCGTTAGATTCGCAAAGTTGAGGTacagtttcttcatctttcACATTCAACAGTGGTATGTTGGAGTTACGTGCTTGTTTCATTTCTTGGTAATAATCATATCCTGATAAAACCTCAATTTTATCTACCAACAAATCGAAGGGACCATGTTGACCATCGGCCAGTGATAAACCGACTGATTTGATTCtgtctttttcaaactcaGCTTCATATTGGATTTGGACACTACCTCTATTGGTTAAGACAAACTCGGacaaatcaataaatatattttcCCAGACTGGAGTTTCGTTGTCTCCTGGTCTAGTAAAAAGCCTATGCTGATACAAATCGGTTCTTGACATTGTATCGGTTTGAACATTGACCATAAACTTCCTATTAGGCGTCAAATTTAGAACACGCAAATGCAAAACTTGAAAGGGTGACCAATCCCACCAGAAATTGGCTTGACTCTTGAATATATAGAACGGCTTGAATTGTGCCTTTGGATCTTTTATTCTGTTCTTCGTTTTGAACATGGCCCAACCAGATTGTAAAACTTTGGGATTACCTTTAGGTAGAGTCGGATTTAGTAACCCATGAAATCTTGCGACTAATGGGGATTCCGTTGCCGGTCTGTACGGGTCGAAATATGCCGTGGAATAACCACCTAAAGATGAATCCGATGTGGTTTGGATACGGGGGAAGGTAGCTGGGTCCGAGAAATCCAGTATACACAAACGTGTAGGTCTCTGTGGTGTCTTTAGATGCTTCACAAGGGACTTGAACATGTTTTTAGCTGTATGCAAACCAAACCCAAAAGAAATTGCAATGACAACTTTGTTAGCAGGAGTTTTCCTGCCAGTTTTATATTCGTTgatctttttttctacCTTTTTTCCCCTTGTTCATAAGAAATACATCCTCCATAAATAACGCCTTCCCTTTCGCCAAAGCATCCATGCATCTACTTCGTTTTCTTCCTAGAACCTCGTTTGGAGTCCCCCTCCATGCTGTTGTCCAACTAGTGCTGCTCTTCAATGCAGTCAACAAGGCTTCTGGTTTGTATGGTCTCCTGTCAATATTCACAGCGCACCCGGTCGATGGTATACAATGGACCTACTATCTAACAAACACGGCTCTATTCATTTTAACAGTAAGTACATATATCtacatcatcaaattacCTTCATCAAACTTAAACAATGATGCAAGTTTGCCTGCCCTTAAATGCATAGCTGTATTTACCATTTGTTATGTTGCCGATTTTCTTTCCGGAAATCTTTTCATGCTGTACTTGGCTAACCTTTGGATCAAGGAGGAAAACCAAGGAGCAGCCAGCATTCAGAATTCCACTTCTGTTTATGTCTCTCATTTGGTGAAAAGGGTTTCAAAGGAAACTAAATTACAAAGTGCTAGTGAGCAATATGAAATTGGAGTGTCTGTGATTACAATACTTATCTCAGAATTGATCAGAGGTTACTTTGTGTCTCTAGTGCTTTCTTACTATCTTCGTCTTCGTAGGAGGGTCCAGAGACGTGTACATGGCTGGTTTGCTCGTCCCGTGGACGTTTTAGACAAATTGCTCTAGTCCCGCCGTGTTGTTGCTCGTTCCTTTCAATTTAGTGTGTAGCCTCGTATACGTTATAcataatatataaaaaatttcaggaaaaaattattttttgatcaattcttttgttaaAACTTGTCAGCTTTAATTCCAGGCCGAATAAGTATAATTTTTATCGTTTGAATACACTCACCACTTAGTTGTTGCCTATTGAAACATCTACAATGTCTTTTTCTGATTATTCCTCAGACGAAGATGACTTCAGTCCAGTCTCTAGCACGCATATATCTCAGGCCAGGGAGAAGACGgaaatttttgataaatttgcAGATAAAATCAACTTAGAGCCTTATCACAATCACAGAATTACAAGAGACAAAGCCTTAAGGGCCACTGTTGACCAAGTGTTGGATCCAAGGACGTTGCGGTTTTTGGGAAAGATTTTCAATACTGGCTTAATAACGAAAATTAATGGGTGTGTGTCTACAGGGAAAGAAGCAAATATTTATTATTCTGAAAACGAATCAACTGGCCTTGAATATGCCGTCAAAATCTATAAGACCTCGATTCTTGTTTTTAAAGATAGAACCAGATACGTGGTGGGTGAACACCGTTTTGGTGAAAAACAGTCTAAAAACCCAAGACAAATGGTTAAGAATTGGGCTGAAAAAGAATATagaaacttgaaaagaCTACATGCAGAACCGCTGATAAATTCACCTGAACCAATGGATTTACGTGAGAATATTCTAGTTATGGAATATTTGACACGTGGAAAAGGTGAGCCATCTCCAAAACTAAGGGATTACGATTTTACTGATTTAACTGATGTTATACATTACTATCATGAAATGTTAATTCTCATGAGAGTTTTATACCAGAATTGTAGGCTAGTCCATGCAGATCTAAGTGAATACAACACCATTGTacacaacaacaaattaTATGTCTTTGATGTTTCGCAATCAGTGGAACCAGACCATCCGATGGCCATGGACTTTTTAAGAATGGACATAAAAAACGtgaatgatttttttaacAGAATTAAGAAGATCAATGTTTATGCAGAACGtgatatttttaaatttgtGATTTCGCCTCATGACgttcttttcaaagattttgaccacgaagaaaaaaataatccTGAAACGAAAACAATATTGGAAGAATACCTCAATTCTCTACATCTTAAATCAactgaagaagatgaatttcaagatgAGGTATTTAGGAGTCTACACTTGGTCTCAAGTCTTCACAATATAGATGAGAGAGACTTCAATAAGTTTGCAAATGGGGATATAGATACTTTAGTTGATTTAGTTGGGAATACCAAAATCAGCAAGATTCAAGACTCTAGTCGTGACTCTGCAAgcgatgatgaagaagaacaagatgAATACAGTGATGTTGATTCCACAGATGATGAGAATGAGGAAAGCAAATCTGCAAAAAAGGAATTAAAGCTCaaaaagtttgaagataaagatgaaaaaaaagcccGCAAGCAAAAGGCTAAGGAGGAAGCAAGGGAAAAGCgtcaaaataaaatgaaaaaacaTGTTAAGAAAAAGCTAGTTAAGAAGGGTAAGAAATGatgtttttggaaaaaggATCAATTGGTTGTAGAAGCTATATCCATAATTATAAACTTTAATTGCCATATGATAATTGCCTTGGATCTGCCTATCATCACACTTGATTACTTTGGGccgttttcttttgctgcTAATTCAATACTGGCACGGCACTAAAAGTTCACATATAAAAGTACAATCTTTATAAttactttctttttgaacCTTTTATCGCATTCAGTATCAGATCTAGACTGAACAAGTTTAATGTGTTTTAGAGGCGTATATATCTTTTTCATCGTAACTATAGGTTGAACATTGATTGTTTGACTTTCTCCTGCTTATTCTACCAGGTTCATTGAACCATGGTAGAATAATTGTGTGCGGAAGATCTTCCAATAGTAAAAGATTACTCTTTTATGCGGACCCCTATCTGTTTAGCACTCGTTATATACCTATCTCGTTGTCTTTTTGTGAAGTGAAAGATTTCGGAACAAATTCGTGACTGATTTCTTAGAAATTGAGCCTAATCCTTGGTTTATTGGACGAAATGTTGACGGTATACTGGCCAGAAATAGTCCGTTAGGGTTGGTTTTGTGATGGTTACTAAACCCGCAATATTATAGAAGTACTATCAATTACACGTGATCATAAAGATAGCGCAAAAGCAAAcaattcttttcaaattttagTTAAACaaatgtatgtatatatagctacgaagaagaaaaccGAAATTAATTCTTACAGTAGAATCATGCTGCCTAATAATAACTTCTTCTAGGTTAAAATAACTCAAAAAAATGCTACAAAGTCCTAAGTTGCGTTTGAAGTTCTCTACCATTATCTAATAAGGCGAAGTTTAGATAGGAAATTCAATTCCCAATCCAGTATATTCTTCCGACATTTCAGACAACACTGCGATTAAAGAGAACCTTCGTATAACCAAATAGATCTTTCTTTCTAGAAATTAAACTCCGCCACTTTCACAATAACAACCATcctcaaaaaaaaaaaaacatgtttaGTGGACGAGACCGGAGTCGAACCGATGACCTTTCGCTTGCAAGGCGAACGCGCTACCAACTACGCCACACGCCCAGTTATAAAATTTTAAGCTGCTCGTTGATATTTTCGACTATAGTTgtaatatttttattgcCTTATAATAAGATCTGAATTTATTTCTACACAGGCAAAACACAATATTCAAGTAGTATCAAAAAtcttaaagaaaaaaattttgttAGTTTTGTCAAATTCTTGTAAGTacaatatttttaaaatcattatttttctGTGTACTCTggtgtttttttcagttgagtttgaataaatttgaaaagatatGGAGGAAAAGGTTTTAAGTACTAGAGTAAAATCATTGCTCTCTGAGCTATATAGTTTAAGCTTCAACAATTCGAAACTTAAAATATGCGTGATAATACTCATCTTGCTAATCATATCTGATTGGATTAGGTGATGAAATATGGAGATCATTAACTTCTTACTAACAGGGTTTActttttcagtttttctATAATACAAAAAAGTCTTACcagtttattttttaatttattAGACATCTGTTATCTTTCTCGGCATATAACGAtaccttctttttctttattttttctcacGTAAATTTACTTAACAGTGATTGATTTTTAAGCGTTATATAGGGGTTTTATCAATAGGTGTAATgattgcaaaaaaaaaagactttTTTCATCCAGCTTTTAATGCATCTAATCCTTAAGgcaaaaagtttttacCCCCTTTCTGGTTTTGTAAAGTAGCTAGTACTGATGAggctatttttttttggttaaGAGTTGTGATATCCAATTTAACTGGAGTTACTTGTAAACGTAAAATAgtttattcatttttgagTTAGTTTTCTTGCAAAAAAAGGAATACAAAAAATCTTtacaaaaaacaaatgtCTTATTTATTCAATGTAGATAGAATAAACTATACATATaatcttttattttctatCTGAAgacaatttcaaactttttttttgcctaATTAGATACCTGTCCCAAATTTGAAATGCAATAATTCCTCAATTTATGATCGTTACAATGTTTGATAGTTGAAAAGACTTTATTTGAACATGCAATAGAAGTCATATGTTATCatataaacaaaagaagCTCCAACTGCATTGGTTTTTTTGGCGGTCTTCACCAAGCAAGGTAGTTGGAAGGAAAAGTTATTGGATAAACGGTCTTTCGGCCTACGTGCAAATCTATTTCCTCTAGAGCCAGGTCTACATTCCTTTTAATATAGACTTAACCACTACGGTAGATAATGATATTCTTAATTCACTAATTATACCTGGATATCCATGCATAAAGAATAGACTGCTTTTCTAATAGGTAAATAAAGGCCAAGCGATTAAGCTACTCGTATGAATGCTGTAACTTCGGCCGAGGATATCTGTACACTTTCCATATTGGGACTAACACCGGAAGCAGAATTCTCGGGTTTGCCGGACTTTAGCACGATGGCAGTTTTTAAGTCCGATTCGCTTACTATGCTTCAGTttgctttattttttcttactAATAATGACCGATGACTTTGTCTGAAAACCGGAAATCAATGTTATCTCCACAAAAGCAGCAGGGTTCAGTCGTttcaagcaaaaaaaaaaacttctcTCTGATCCCTTTAAAATTATACGTTTTGCCACTTGGCACCCTTTGTTTTAAGCAATTCTTTTAACCTACACTAACCAAACGTTTCAATTGTTAGAATAATCTTCTTTGGTTAGTCGACCATGTCATCTGTCAGTGATTCCAGTGTTGGAAAACGTGATGTCCCTTCTGCATGCGAGAAAATGCAACACAATTCTTCTAATGCTAGTGACGGAATCAATTCTTTCCATCCTGGttaccaaaaccaaaatgaagattttaACGACGAAGTGATAAACATCCACAGGGCAATTACCAGGGAATCTCATTTTAATGAAGCAATTGGTACCAATGACAACCAAGTCCTTCAGCgtctttcaacattatcTAGAACTTTATCCCATATGACTGCTGCAGACAtgaaatctttcaaaatcgACGagaatgattttgatttaaaGGCAATTCTTAAATTCATGGCACACAAGAATGAGGAGAACGGTATCAAAACGAAAAATTGTGAAgttgttttcaaagatCTAACAATCACAGGTAAAAACACCTCTGCTTCCGTTGTTAAAGATGTCACCGATGTATTTTTTCCACCATACGCTTTTATAAGAAACAGGATAGAGGCCAGAAGGAATgcttttgatttcaagaaattgccAAAGACGAGAAAAATTGTTAAGGATGCCACTGGTTACTTACTGCCTGGTACAATGACTTTAGTATTAGGAAGACCTGGTGCTGGTTGCTCTTCacttttgaaagttttatCAGGAGAAACTAAAACTTATATAGGTTACGAAGGTGAAATATCTTATGGAGGAATTCCATCTGACGTGATGTTCAAAGACCATAAGAACCAGTTGATTTACAATCCCGAATTGGACGTTCATTTTCCTTACCTAACTGTCGAGGAAACCATGCAATTTGCAATTGGGTGTAAGACGCCAAATATTAGGATCAATAATGTATCAAGGAAAGAATACATCAATACTATCAAGGACCTATATCTCActttgtttggtttgaaaCACGTTGAAAAAACGTTGGTTGGTAATGATTTTGTCAGAGGTATTTCAGGTggtcaaagaaaaagggtTTCCATTGCAGAAGCCATGGTAACAAAAGGTACtgttttctgttttgatAACGCTACAAGAGGTTTGGATGCATCGACCGCCCTAGAATTTGCAGAATCATTAAGAACATCGACAAACATCACTGAAACAACTTCTGTTGTTACCATTTATCAAGCGTCTGAGAATATATACAAACTTTTCGATTATGTTACTGTTCTGTATCTTGGTCGTCAAGTTTATTTTGGTCCTATTGATCAAGCCGTTGACTTTTTTTACAGAATGGGTTACGAGAAACCTTCGAGACAGACTACACCGGAGTTTTTGACCGCAGTGACTGATCCTCTAGCCAGAAATATCAGAGCTGGATTCAAGCAATCAGAAATTCCACAAACCGCTGATGAATTCGAACAGTACTGGAAAAATTCCCCTGAATATGCTGATTTGGTTCGTACTGTGgattcaaaacttcaataTGCAAATGGAAGTGAAACTCAccaaaatttcaaagatgtGGCAGTTGctgaaaaacagaaatggacatcttcaaaatctccatacatcatcaacttcgTCGAGCAATTAAAGTTGTGTTGTGAGAGGAGGTTTCACAATCTTGTTAATAATAAAGCCTATACTTTGACATTAGTTTTTGCTGCTGTTATTCAGTCGTTGATTATTGGTTCCCTCTATTACAATACAACGGAAGAAACAATCGGTGCTTTTTCGAGAGGTGGtgttcttttcttctcatGCCTTTATTTTGCAATTATGTCCCTCGCTGAAACTGCAGATTTGTTTATGGATAAAccaattttgaataagCAATTCTGCTACACTATGTACCGTCCTTCTGCAGAATTAATTGCTAAACAGTTGGTATCCTTTCCAGTCCGATGCCTAGCAATCacatgtttttctttgattatTTACTTCTTATCAAACCTGAAGAGAGAAGCTGgctctttttttatttattacTTATTTGTCAATTTGATTGTGCAGGCTGTTGTTTCATTATTTACATTGCTCGCTTCTCTAATGCCAGATCTATCTGCCGCTAATGGTATTAATGGTATAACTATGATGTCAATGATTGTGTACTCATCATATATGATTCAAAGGCCTTCTATGTGGTGGTGGTTCAAATGGTTCTCATATTGTAACCCGGTTCTATATGCATTTGAATCAATGATCCTATCTGAATTTAGGGGAAGGGTTATGCCTTGCTCAGAGACTCAGTTAATTCCGTCTGGCCCATCCTATAGCAGCATCAATCCTCTTATAAATCAGGTCTGTGGGTTTGTTGGTGCTGCTCCTTCCAAGGAACTATATAATGGCAGAAATGATGTCGATGGtatgatttatttgaaattagcATTTCAGTATACGTGGGGCCATATGTGGAGAAACTTTGGTATAATGTTTGCGTTCATTTTTGGTTACCTTTCGATTAATGCTATTTTAGTCGAAAACTATAATCCGATTGTCGCCTCATCTGACAAACTACTATTTATTCATGGTGCAAACATTCCTACCTCACTTTTGGAAGCTATTGGTGTCACTGATAACACTGTTGATCCCGAAAGTAATGCTGGTATAAAAGAGAAGTCCGAAGATGAAATAAATGACGAAATTTCAGAGTCTAGAAGGTCGACCACAAACCTTGAAAATCAGAAGTTAGGATCCAGTGATATTTTCATGTGGCAGAATGTTGACTATGTTGTTCCTTATGACGGCGAAGATAGAAAGTTGCTAGACAATGTGCAAGGGTACGTTTTGCCAGGTACATTAACTGCATTGATGGGTGAATCCGGTGCTGGTAAGACTACTTTGTTGAATGTTCTATCTAGGCGTGTGGATGTTGGTGTCGTAAGTGGGGACATGCTTATTAATGGAAAACCGATTGATTCCTCCTTTGAAAGGAGAACTGGTTATGTTCAACAGCAGGACCTTCATATTGCAGAATTGACTGTTAGagaatctttgattttcagtGCAAGATTAAGAAGACCACACACTGTACcagacaaagaaaaaattgagtACGTTGATGAAGTTATAAAGATTCTAAACATGGAGGAATATTCAGATTCCATTACAGGCGAATCTGGTTATGGTTTGAATGTTGAACAGAGAAAGAAACTATCTATTGCTACCGAGCTCGTCGCAAAACCAtcattattgttatttttggatGAACCTACGTCTGGTCTAGATTCCCAGTCTTCATGGGCTATTGTCCAAGTTTTAAAGGATTTGGCACGTGCCGGTCAAGCTATTTTGTGTACTATCCACCAGCCGTCGGCAACATTGTTTGAAGAGTTCGACAAGTTGTTACTTTTGAGGAGAGGTGGTCAGACTGTTTACTTTGGTGATATTGGTAAAAATTCAGAAACTCTGTTGAACTATTTTGAACAGCAAGGAGCAAGAAAATGTTCGCCAACCGAAAACCCTGCAGAGTATATCCTAGAAGCAATCGGTGCCGGTTCCATCTCTGCTACCGAAGATTGGAATGAAAAATGGCTTCAATCTGAACAGTGTGCTGCTGTCACTCAAGAAATTGCCAACCTTATTGCTGAAACATCGAAGTTGCCTGCATCTGACAACTCCGAACTTACCTCAAAGTTTGCTGCTCCATATATTGTCCAGTTTCGTGAAGTTTTTAGGAGAAcatttttgcaattttaCAGAAGTTTACCTTATATCATGGCAAAGTTTATGTTGTTTTTAGTCGGTGGTTTGCTAGCTGGATTTTCATTCTGGAACAGTAAGCATAGTGTAGTGGGTATGCAAAATGTCATGTTTGCCTGTTTtcttgctgttgttgttgctgccCCATTAATCAACCAAATCCAGGAGAAGGCCATTGCGTCTCGAGAATTGTATGAGGTTAGAGAATCCAAATCTAATACTTTCCACTGGTCCTTGTTAATGATATGCCAATACTTGACAGAAATTCCATTCTCCATTATATTTTCTACGATTTACTTCATTTGCTGGTACTTCCCGATTCAATTGGATAATTCAGCTGCTAGATGTGGTATGTGGTGGTTCACTTATTGTATCTTCTTCCAACTGTATTACGTTTCATTAGGGCTTGCAATTGTTTATTCATCCCCTGATTTGCCATCTGCCAATGTTCTTACCGGTTTAGCTTTgaattttattatttctttctgTGGTGTTGTTCAAACACCAAAACTAATGCCTGGGTTCTGGAAGTTTATGTGGAGGCTTTCACCTTTCACGTATTTCATGGATAACTTTTTGTCTCTTGGACTACACGAACGTGTAGTCGAATGCTCCAAACAAGAATACAATTACTTACAACCTCCAAGTGGATCAACGTGTGGCGATTATTTAGCAAACTACTTCAAAACGAACAATGGTTACGTTAATAATCCAAATGCAACCTCTGATTGTGCCGTCTGTCTATACAGAGTAGGAgatgaatatttgaagagTGTTGGAATGTCGTATAGCCATAGATGGAGAAATGTTGGTTTCTACTGTGTCTACATTGGATTTAATGTTTGTGCAATGGCTGGTCTTTATTACATCCTAAGAGTAAGAAAGATGAACGTTACTAGTCCTTTTGTTTCACTAGCAAAGAggttccaaaaaaaataaataatcttgatttccttttttaaTGTATTTAGTTTTCATTTCTCGTAAGTCTACAAGAGAAATACCTAGTATTTAATAGCTTGAAAACCCATCTTGTCTTTTTATAGTTCAGGTCGATATCATGCTGTTCATATTAGTATTCAGtggattttcaaaaaggaGCATTGACCCTGGTCTTTGCCTTTAAACTCACATAATAGCTGTAGCACGACGTGTTTGCCCAATCAACTTATCCATGCATACCTTGCTTTCTGAAGAGTAGAATCTCTCAAGTATCAGCGTATCATCGTGTTCTTGTTTATAACTTAAACAAGGGTTGGCTCGATCCTTCCTACTGTGTTTTTATATGTGCTGATACGCCATTTACACAAGTCATGGAGTATAAAAGGACTCTTTTAATATTGCTATATCTTCGATGTTTTGCTatcaatgtttttttcaccaaccaaaaaaaagaggctATGAATTGTCTGATTTATTATCCCGGTACGAAACTCTTGAAATCTTCTCACTAACTATCCTTTTGTACTAAATGATTGATCTTGTAAAAGTTTGGAAAtttacaaacaaaaaaaccGCGTTTCCAAGAAATTCGGCTATTGTGTTTTTTACAGCCTCGGCTATCGGGTGTATATGCGCGTATCTTTCTCAAAACACCAAAAGGGAgactttatttttatctttcGGCGATGTTTGTTTTGACTGTTTACAATATTACGTCTTTTTTGATGGTATGTAAATGGACCACACATACACTATGTCGACCAGGTATTGCAGCCCTAAAATGTACTGCTTTTGCCTACACACAATCATCATCTGATTTTGACATTCGTAACTTTAgtgttttcatcaaaacacACTACTGTTTGATTACTGCAATCCTAGTCTACTCAGTCATCTAATATTTGGCAACTGATTGCTTTGAATCCATAGGGTTTAAACTAATTGAGGGTAtacattgatttcatctCCTAGTTTTGAACAACTAGacagtttattttttggtatttATCCGCTGATTTTATACGAACACTGTTATGGTATGTATACTTATATCCTGAATGTTTTTGCCTTTTGTTGAGGGAGTACTAACAAAGACTTAACTTTTGAATATGGATAGTTACAAAGGGAATCAGGGCAAACACTACTGTCTAGTACGAGTGTATGGTAATTGAAGAGTCTAAAAAAGGCGTTTATTCTACGTTCTGCCCTTTACTTGTTTGGTATTCCAGCAAATGTCACTGG carries:
- a CDS encoding uncharacterized protein (PKUD0C11700; similar to Saccharomyces cerevisiae YOR140W (SFL1); ancestral locus Anc_5.476), whose amino-acid sequence is MAVMPAPSTVTPSASSESVKTVKQTSSPSFIHKLYAMLEEPEMDELIWWHENQTNFFVRPCEEFTKNLSKYFKHANVASFIRQLNMYGFHKVDNSNSHHNNNNSSNVNDHNNSNNTNDSNNSSNANTVKKSSGPNESNESNAADNPNMKDNGNENTSNTNPNIGSVNAEKDNKDEKPTGDKDAGNSSRNLDNNHGQIWEFKHNSGVFRKGNVEGLNSIKRRSFKNTPDKESKLVYDIPPVPYSTTLHNGATNIAVTNSHIAGSSTPENYHHIQQLLLQQQQQQQQQQQQNQQNQHFNRLSFDQNNQRSSIPGQYEFSEDRSTILFQAQISQLEHDRNSLFNHIKDLQAWNHTLQIKFNEMAIKMEEIQKVNDIYREELAHINYDFVTTLDAIRDSCKNQGVLDNVRSKTLQRSAYRDMTFKNLAYQYQGPVQVQGMQNVSNIPNPVPAGPVSHIRNGSYSTLANRNSSTASVSSNPYFTALKRPSTSTSGLGNSNTNVNANVNASTTPNVNTSTISGNTNPPPPGSIPQGSETPFQRDIRYSVSTSSGRTRNPSIYDPLQPLPVQASFYPVDINSLSRQHSLSQVYVTHRKEELDDKKDVKKQKH
- a CDS encoding uncharacterized protein (PKUD0C11710; Pfam Domains: CIA30(7.2e-32)) is translated as MFKSLVKHLKTPQRPTRLCILDFSDPATFPRIQTTSDSSLGGYSTAYFDPYRPATESPLVARFHGLLNPTLPKGNPKVLQSGWAMFKTKNRIKDPKAQFKPFYIFKSQANFWWDWSPFQVLHLRVLNLTPNRKFMVNVQTDTMSRTDLYQHRLFTRPGDNETPVWENIFIDLSEFVLTNRGSVQIQYEAEFEKDRIKSVGLSLADGQHGPFDLLVDKIEVLSGYDYYQEMKQARNSNIPLLNVKDEETVPQLCESNENKNSD
- a CDS encoding uncharacterized protein (PKUD0C11720; similar to Saccharomyces cerevisiae YDR367W (KEI1); ancestral locus Anc_5.433), translated to MHLLRFLPRTSFGVPLHAVVQLVLLFNAVNKASGLYGLLSIFTAHPVDGIQWTYYLTNTALFILTVSTYIYIIKLPSSNLNNDASLPALKCIAVFTICYVADFLSGNLFMLYLANLWIKEENQGAASIQNSTSVYVSHLVKRVSKETKLQSASEQYEIGVSVITILISELIRGYFVSLVLSYYLRLRRRVQRRVHGWFARPVDVLDKLL
- a CDS encoding uncharacterized protein (PKUD0C11730; similar to Saccharomyces cerevisiae YOR119C (RIO1); ancestral locus Anc_5.432) yields the protein MSFSDYSSDEDDFSPVSSTHISQAREKTEIFDKFADKINLEPYHNHRITRDKALRATVDQVLDPRTLRFLGKIFNTGLITKINGCVSTGKEANIYYSENESTGLEYAVKIYKTSILVFKDRTRYVVGEHRFGEKQSKNPRQMVKNWAEKEYRNLKRLHAEPLINSPEPMDLRENILVMEYLTRGKGEPSPKLRDYDFTDLTDVIHYYHEMLILMRVLYQNCRLVHADLSEYNTIVHNNKLYVFDVSQSVEPDHPMAMDFLRMDIKNVNDFFNRIKKINVYAERDIFKFVISPHDVLFKDFDHEEKNNPETKTILEEYLNSLHLKSTEEDEFQDEVFRSLHLVSSLHNIDERDFNKFANGDIDTLVDLVGNTKISKIQDSSRDSASDDEEEQDEYSDVDSTDDENEESKSAKKELKLKKFEDKDEKKARKQKAKEEAREKRQNKMKKHVKKKLVKKGKK